The following proteins are encoded in a genomic region of Primulina huaijiensis isolate GDHJ02 chromosome 3, ASM1229523v2, whole genome shotgun sequence:
- the LOC140971994 gene encoding uncharacterized protein — protein sequence MVGEENIDSGHSDSRPSIVDLTKRLKTSPGKARTIRLPILPPPVLDTSGVLSSYQNDDHSPEVLISSEASVQPDHLDSEEGKEKVTGLKRELEETEDGPGRGDKSGKTDSGVDSPKISDTELGAGHDGEIRESEINIQISDEISLSEKTSSREGCTDDQAVDIKNQVVSSVKEKDAPNAPKTPRRYVCSFCSKTFSSHLAFGGHKSSHKKFKMVFCNGNDVRRKKQSLITNTCEEQTGKIASSVENAASLPEPVDNDGKHTCKICSKNFPSGQALGGHQRRHWTGQKTQSTPKILDFDLNDLPKEEEGYP from the coding sequence ATGGTAGGCGAAGAAAATATTGATTCGGGTCACTCTGATTCGAGGCCTTCAATCGTGGATTTAACCAAGCGTCTGAAAACCAGTCCTGGGAAAGCTAGAACCATCCGCCTACCGATATTGCCACCTCCGGTTCTGGATACTTCGGGAGTTTTGAGTTCTTATCAGAATGACGATCATTCTCCGGAGGTTTTGATAAGTTCCGAGGCAAGTGTACAGCCTGATCATCTTGATTCTGAGGAGGGGAAGGAAAAGGTGACAGGGCTGAAGCGTGAGTTAGAGGAAACTGAGGATGGGCCTGGAAGGGGTGATAAGAGTGGAAAAACTGATTCTGGGGTGGATTCTCCGAAAATTTCGGACACAGAATTAGGTGCTGGTCATGATGGGGAAATCAGAGAATCGGAGATCAATATACAGATTTCTGATGAAATATCATTGAGTGAGAAAACTTCATCCAGGGAGGGATGTACAGATGATCAAGCCGTGGATATCAAGAATCAGGTAGTCTCTTCTGTTAAGGAAAAAGACGCTCCTAATGCACCGAAGACCCCCAGAAGATACGTTTGCAGTTTCTGCAGCAAAACTTTCTCGTCTCACTTGGCGTTTGGAGGCCACAAATCGAGTCACAAAAAGTTCAAGATGGTATTCTGCAACGGCAATGATGTTAGACGTAAGAAGCAATCTTTGATCACCAATACATGTGAGGAACAAACTGGTAAAATTGCTTCGAGTGTTGAAAATGCAGCAAGCCTTCCGGAACCAGTTGATAATGATGGGAAACATACGTGTAAGATTTGTTCGAAGAATTTCCCATCTGGCCAAGCTCTTGGAGGCCACCAGAGACGCCATTGGACGGGTCAGAAGACGCAATCTACTCCTAAAATCCTGGATTTTGATCTTAATGATTTGCCCAAGGAAGAAGAAGGATATCCTTAA